One Cryobacterium roopkundense genomic region harbors:
- a CDS encoding FadR/GntR family transcriptional regulator, with translation MKQQATPQPLMRVTKPRLYEQLVAQLLAYIESASLGPGDLLPAERDLAERLGVSRATLAQALVALEVLGVIDVQHGTGAVLVYRPSIATVIKGLREHRNRLPEIVEARSTLEVKLAELAAERRTDADLAAIENALQVMSEEIAAGDRGAHGDELFHQAVTTAAHSPVLAQLMTFIAEMILETRLESLAQPGRPEQSLASHRTITAAIRAQDPAVATAAMLSHIELVSDVALLK, from the coding sequence ATGAAGCAGCAGGCGACACCGCAGCCATTGATGCGCGTCACGAAACCACGCCTCTACGAGCAGCTCGTGGCCCAACTACTCGCCTACATCGAGTCGGCCAGCCTCGGCCCGGGCGACCTGCTGCCCGCCGAACGCGACCTGGCGGAGCGACTCGGCGTCTCCCGCGCCACACTCGCCCAGGCGCTCGTGGCCCTCGAGGTGCTCGGCGTCATCGACGTGCAGCACGGCACCGGCGCCGTGCTTGTCTACCGGCCGAGCATCGCCACCGTCATCAAAGGCCTCCGGGAACACCGCAACCGGCTTCCCGAAATCGTCGAAGCCCGCAGCACCCTTGAGGTGAAACTGGCCGAGCTGGCCGCGGAGCGCCGAACGGATGCCGACCTGGCCGCGATCGAGAATGCCCTCCAGGTGATGTCCGAAGAAATCGCCGCAGGCGACCGCGGAGCACACGGCGACGAGCTCTTCCACCAGGCCGTCACGACCGCCGCGCACTCCCCCGTCCTCGCCCAGCTCATGACGTTCATCGCCGAGATGATCCTCGAGACCCGACTCGAATCCCTCGCCCAGCCGGGCCGCCCGGAGCAGTCCCTCGCCTCGCACCGCACCATCACCGCAGCCATCCGTGCCCAGGACCCCGCAGTGGCGACCGCGGCGATGCTCTCGCACATCGAGCTGGTCTCCGACGTGGCCCTGCTCAAGTAG
- a CDS encoding phosphoribosylaminoimidazolesuccinocarboxamide synthase produces the protein MTESAQPPASVALDLPGWRHAYSGKVRDLYVPTDDTTDAPADLASAQRVLVVASDRVSAFDRVLEPGIPGKGELLTTLSLWWFDRLTAVPNHLVADHELVGDTVRELIPAAVAGRAMLCKTLDMFPVECVVRGYLTGSGWKEYQASQSVCGVQLPAGLTNGDRLPEPIYTPAWKAPMGLHDENISFERTVELVGARVAAELRDLSLALFATASTIAERAGVILADTKFEFGADRATGATTLADEVLTSDSSRYWDAAAWQSGTTPEERMASFDKQIVRNWLAAHWDGIGIPPLLPADIVEQTAARYRELLERLTGA, from the coding sequence GTGACCGAATCCGCGCAGCCCCCAGCATCCGTCGCCCTCGATCTGCCGGGGTGGCGACACGCCTACTCGGGCAAGGTGCGCGACCTCTATGTTCCGACAGACGACACAACGGATGCCCCGGCCGACTTGGCCAGCGCCCAGCGTGTTCTCGTGGTCGCGAGCGACAGAGTGAGCGCATTCGACCGGGTGCTCGAACCCGGCATCCCGGGCAAGGGCGAGCTGCTCACCACCCTCAGCCTGTGGTGGTTCGACCGTCTCACGGCGGTGCCCAACCATCTGGTGGCAGACCACGAACTCGTGGGCGACACCGTGCGCGAGCTGATTCCGGCCGCCGTCGCCGGCCGGGCCATGCTCTGCAAGACGCTCGACATGTTCCCGGTGGAGTGCGTTGTACGCGGCTACCTCACCGGCTCCGGCTGGAAGGAGTACCAGGCCAGTCAGTCGGTCTGCGGCGTCCAACTGCCCGCAGGGCTCACGAACGGTGACCGGCTGCCCGAGCCCATCTACACTCCGGCGTGGAAGGCACCGATGGGCTTGCACGACGAAAACATCTCCTTCGAGCGCACTGTCGAACTCGTGGGCGCCCGCGTGGCAGCCGAGCTGCGCGACCTGTCGCTCGCCCTGTTCGCCACCGCCTCGACGATCGCCGAGAGGGCCGGTGTGATTCTCGCCGACACGAAGTTCGAGTTCGGCGCCGACCGTGCGACCGGCGCCACCACCCTCGCCGACGAGGTGCTCACGAGCGACTCGAGCCGTTACTGGGATGCCGCGGCCTGGCAGTCGGGAACGACCCCCGAGGAGCGCATGGCCAGCTTCGACAAGCAGATCGTGCGCAACTGGCTCGCGGCACACTGGGACGGCATCGGAATCCCACCGCTGCTGCCCGCCGACATCGTGGAGCAGACCGCCGCCCGCTACCGCGAACTGCTCGAACGGCTCACCGGGGCGTAA
- a CDS encoding VOC family protein codes for MRIKMCSVHVTDPSSAFVFYTKILGFEELVKMPEHELYIVRSPEDPTGVGLLLEPTDTKVGKTYQEGLYRLGIPAIVFGVPDVQAEYDRLVALTVRFVEKPNTDASGTSAEFDDTCGNLIQLHQDEPSV; via the coding sequence ATGAGAATCAAAATGTGCAGCGTGCACGTCACCGACCCATCCTCGGCGTTCGTGTTCTACACGAAGATCCTCGGTTTCGAAGAGCTCGTGAAGATGCCGGAGCACGAGCTCTACATCGTGCGCTCACCCGAAGACCCCACGGGCGTGGGTCTGCTGCTCGAGCCCACCGACACCAAGGTGGGCAAGACCTACCAGGAGGGGCTCTACCGCCTGGGCATTCCGGCGATCGTCTTCGGCGTTCCCGACGTGCAGGCCGAGTACGACCGCCTCGTGGCCCTCACGGTGCGGTTCGTGGAGAAGCCCAACACCGACGCCTCCGGCACCTCCGCCGAGTTCGACGACACGTGCGGCAACCTCATCCAGCTGCACCAAGACGAACCCAGCGTCTAA
- a CDS encoding family 10 glycosylhydrolase, with product MKMKRTLTAVAGLSLLPALALAAPAGADEPEQQWRGYWVDAFNVGVYTPEQVTGLVDDAQDAGANALVVQVARRFDCFCNDALYPRTDAAIAAAPYDPLAEVIDQAHAAGIEVHAWVNATTLWNSATPPVSADHAFNAHGLTETGADRWLNKRHDGVEQVGTNTYIDPANPAATDYIVDAVASITSNYDVDGVNLDYIRYPDFNSGDFQNDWGYSETSLARFAAATGRTDIPEPTDAQFSDWRRDQVSNLVRKIYVAMYDVDASDRLSINGITYAYGPASYGGWENARPYANVMQDWKGWLDEGIVDTVTAMNYKREWMPEQARMFDEWNTALAEYGAGRHVVSGPALYLNGIDDSVQQAHDVVDAGLDGWMGYSYANVSLDATASADPAVKEAERDALAAALRADVFTTDADVPVMEWKATPTTGLLAGTVATSGVAAAQVAVQVTPVSRPTDKTLGEAITLQTDGSGWFAAVDLAPGTYRVQVQNAGTPGFTVVRVKAGQIAEADIRLRAPR from the coding sequence ATGAAGATGAAACGAACGCTCACGGCCGTAGCCGGCCTGTCCCTGTTGCCCGCCCTGGCGCTTGCCGCCCCCGCCGGCGCCGACGAGCCAGAGCAGCAGTGGCGCGGCTACTGGGTAGACGCCTTCAATGTGGGGGTCTACACGCCGGAGCAGGTGACCGGCCTCGTCGACGACGCTCAGGATGCCGGCGCGAACGCCCTCGTCGTTCAGGTCGCGCGCCGCTTCGATTGCTTCTGCAACGACGCCCTCTACCCGCGTACCGACGCGGCCATCGCCGCGGCGCCCTACGACCCGCTGGCTGAGGTGATAGATCAGGCGCATGCCGCGGGGATCGAGGTGCACGCCTGGGTCAACGCCACCACGCTCTGGAACTCCGCGACGCCGCCTGTCTCAGCGGACCACGCCTTCAACGCGCACGGGCTCACCGAGACTGGAGCCGATCGTTGGCTCAACAAACGCCACGACGGAGTCGAACAGGTGGGTACAAACACCTATATCGACCCGGCAAACCCGGCGGCCACGGACTACATCGTGGACGCAGTGGCCTCGATCACGAGCAATTACGACGTCGACGGGGTCAACCTCGACTACATTCGGTACCCCGACTTCAACTCGGGAGATTTCCAGAACGATTGGGGCTATTCCGAGACCTCCCTGGCCCGGTTCGCGGCGGCGACAGGTCGCACGGATATCCCGGAACCCACGGATGCGCAGTTCAGCGACTGGCGCCGAGATCAGGTCTCCAACCTCGTGCGCAAGATCTACGTGGCCATGTATGACGTTGATGCGAGCGATCGACTCAGCATCAACGGAATCACGTACGCCTATGGTCCGGCCAGCTACGGCGGCTGGGAGAACGCTCGCCCCTATGCCAACGTGATGCAGGACTGGAAGGGCTGGCTCGACGAGGGCATCGTTGACACCGTCACTGCCATGAACTACAAGCGCGAGTGGATGCCCGAACAGGCCCGCATGTTCGACGAGTGGAATACCGCCCTCGCCGAGTACGGCGCCGGTCGCCATGTCGTGAGTGGTCCGGCGCTCTACCTGAACGGCATCGACGACTCCGTGCAGCAGGCGCACGACGTGGTCGACGCCGGCTTGGATGGCTGGATGGGCTATTCGTACGCGAACGTGTCGCTTGATGCCACGGCATCCGCCGACCCGGCCGTGAAGGAGGCGGAACGCGACGCCCTCGCCGCGGCTCTTCGCGCCGACGTGTTCACGACCGACGCCGACGTGCCGGTGATGGAGTGGAAGGCGACGCCGACGACCGGCCTCCTGGCGGGAACTGTCGCGACGTCGGGAGTCGCAGCCGCACAGGTCGCCGTGCAGGTCACCCCGGTGTCGCGGCCGACGGACAAGACGCTCGGCGAGGCGATCACGCTTCAGACGGATGGCTCTGGCTGGTTCGCCGCCGTCGACCTCGCTCCCGGCACGTATCGCGTGCAGGTGCAGAATGCCGGCACCCCCGGGTTCACCGTCGTCCGGGTGAAGGCAGGCCAGATCGCCGAGGCCGACATTCGCCTGCGCGCTCCGAGGTAG
- a CDS encoding TetR/AcrR family transcriptional regulator has protein sequence MTSSPRAPQEGSQPRRRDARQNRERLVTEARALFATDGVDASLEEIARRADVGVATLYRNFPTRDDLVRALYDLALAELASVRGEMEAAATAWDGVVIYTERVAEWLVADPSLPSILKRMALIDPANRPAAQFDTFIAALVTQAKKDGDLRPDVDAVDIAILVTMVGSLGSLGEEYAGQWRRQLSIVLDGLRPAGYARPKLAGRPLNAKEFRATLHGLTRRAKRAGRSGHGPAA, from the coding sequence ATGACTTCGTCCCCTCGCGCGCCCCAGGAAGGTTCGCAACCCCGGCGCCGTGACGCCAGGCAGAACCGGGAACGCCTCGTGACCGAGGCCCGCGCGCTGTTCGCGACCGACGGCGTGGACGCCTCCCTCGAGGAAATCGCCCGCCGTGCCGACGTGGGCGTGGCAACGCTCTACCGAAACTTTCCCACCCGTGACGATCTCGTGCGGGCGCTCTACGACCTGGCCCTGGCCGAGTTGGCCTCGGTGCGCGGCGAGATGGAGGCCGCGGCCACGGCCTGGGACGGCGTGGTGATCTACACCGAACGTGTGGCCGAGTGGTTGGTGGCCGACCCGTCCCTGCCGTCCATTCTCAAGCGGATGGCGCTCATCGACCCCGCAAATCGCCCGGCGGCCCAGTTCGACACGTTCATCGCGGCGCTCGTGACCCAGGCAAAGAAGGATGGCGATCTGCGCCCCGACGTGGACGCTGTCGACATCGCCATCCTCGTCACTATGGTGGGTTCGCTCGGCAGCCTCGGCGAGGAATACGCCGGCCAGTGGCGCCGGCAGCTGTCGATCGTGCTCGATGGACTGCGCCCGGCCGGGTACGCGAGGCCGAAGCTCGCTGGCCGACCGCTCAACGCCAAGGAGTTCCGGGCGACCCTGCACGGCCTCACCCGCCGCGCCAAGCGCGCCGGCCGCTCCGGCCATGGCCCCGCCGCCTAG
- the kynA gene encoding tryptophan 2,3-dioxygenase → MPVENNTRDFDPEIITDFRERMSYGSYLDLPTLLAAQKPVSTPEHHDELLFIIQHQTTELWLKLVLHELRAATESLRVDDLAPALKRIARVKHIQRTLTEQWSVLATLTPTEYAEFRGFLGNSSGFQSYQYRAVEFALGNKNRRMLSVFESDPAAHALLTAVLEAPSIYDEFLRYLARNGFDIPAEVLERDVTEAWVLHPDLVAVFRTIYENASEHWSAYEACEELVDLEDNFQLWRFRHLKTVQRIIGMKPGTGGSSGAAFLQKALELTFFPELFAVRTEIGR, encoded by the coding sequence ATGCCCGTCGAGAACAACACCCGCGACTTCGACCCCGAAATCATCACCGATTTTCGCGAACGGATGAGCTACGGCTCCTACCTCGACCTGCCCACGCTGCTGGCAGCGCAGAAGCCGGTGAGCACGCCGGAGCACCACGACGAACTGCTGTTCATCATCCAGCACCAGACGACTGAACTCTGGCTCAAGCTTGTGCTGCACGAGCTGCGCGCGGCCACCGAGTCGCTGCGCGTCGACGACCTCGCGCCGGCCCTTAAACGCATCGCCCGAGTGAAACACATCCAGCGCACGCTCACGGAGCAGTGGTCTGTGCTCGCGACGCTCACCCCCACCGAGTACGCCGAATTCCGCGGCTTTCTCGGCAATTCCTCCGGCTTCCAGTCATATCAGTACCGCGCCGTCGAATTCGCCCTCGGCAACAAGAACAGGCGAATGCTGAGCGTGTTCGAGAGTGACCCCGCGGCACACGCGCTGCTCACAGCGGTGCTCGAGGCACCGAGCATCTACGATGAGTTTCTGCGCTACCTCGCGCGCAACGGATTCGACATTCCCGCCGAGGTGCTCGAGCGGGACGTGACGGAGGCCTGGGTGCTGCATCCCGACCTCGTGGCCGTGTTCCGCACCATCTACGAGAACGCGAGCGAGCACTGGAGCGCCTACGAGGCCTGCGAAGAGCTCGTCGATCTCGAAGACAACTTTCAACTCTGGCGCTTCCGCCACCTCAAGACGGTGCAGCGCATCATCGGTATGAAGCCGGGCACCGGCGGATCGAGCGGCGCCGCGTTCCTACAGAAGGCGCTCGAGCTCACGTTCTTCCCGGAGCTGTTCGCGGTGCGCACGGAGATCGGCCGGTGA
- a CDS encoding amidohydrolase family protein, protein MALINPTILLAGGISRVLDLGGLPGPFADNMPETAYANQFLTAPGGYPARQPWTPPGSVCSVATRADAAAAVDLQAAAAASVVKVTLNSDAGPVLADDVLRAVVERASEKRLPVVAHAQGAGQAGRAFTAGVDMLAHTPFSERLDDDLVVAMAPRMAWISTLDIHGWGDRNDDFARASDNLARFHAAGGRVLYGTDLGNGPLPVGLNRREIEALLEAGLSPDAVISALTSTAGLEWTSDRVTVMSGLRPADPAGFVDWLCTARAVSTSAQMKEDA, encoded by the coding sequence TTGGCCCTAATAAATCCGACGATCCTCCTCGCCGGCGGAATCTCCAGGGTGCTCGACCTCGGCGGCCTGCCCGGGCCATTCGCCGACAATATGCCCGAAACGGCATACGCCAACCAGTTCCTCACGGCCCCGGGCGGCTACCCGGCGAGGCAGCCGTGGACGCCGCCCGGCAGCGTGTGCTCGGTGGCCACGCGAGCGGATGCCGCGGCCGCGGTCGACCTGCAGGCCGCCGCCGCCGCATCCGTTGTGAAGGTCACGCTCAACTCGGACGCCGGCCCGGTGCTCGCCGACGACGTGCTGCGTGCCGTCGTGGAACGGGCCAGCGAAAAGCGCCTGCCCGTGGTCGCCCACGCCCAGGGCGCCGGCCAGGCCGGGCGCGCCTTCACCGCTGGCGTCGACATGCTGGCGCACACTCCCTTCAGCGAACGGCTCGACGACGACCTCGTGGTCGCTATGGCTCCCCGCATGGCCTGGATCAGCACCCTCGACATCCACGGGTGGGGCGACCGAAACGATGACTTTGCTCGGGCGAGCGACAACCTTGCGCGATTCCACGCGGCCGGTGGGCGGGTGCTCTACGGCACCGACCTCGGCAACGGTCCGCTGCCGGTGGGTCTCAACCGGCGCGAGATCGAGGCCCTTCTCGAAGCCGGCCTCTCCCCCGACGCCGTGATCTCGGCCCTCACGAGCACGGCGGGACTCGAGTGGACCTCCGACCGGGTTACCGTTATGTCGGGCCTCCGCCCCGCCGACCCCGCCGGTTTCGTCGACTGGCTATGCACCGCTCGCGCAGTCTCGACGAGCGCTCAGATGAAGGAAGACGCATGA
- a CDS encoding kynureninase, whose translation MTPPEPIGLDAHLTFARRMDRIDGLAHYRPRFIGTDALPDDANPLAYLDGNSLGRPTKASAERIAEFITHAWGERLIRGWDESWMELPLRIGDDLGRSVIGAAPGQTFVGDSTTVLLYKLARAAVDSRPGRTEIVLDSDNFPTDRYVLEGIAAERGLSLRWIVSSTEGGVTPEQVRDAVGPRTALVVLSHVAYRSGYIADMRSITQIAHEHDALVLWDLSHSTGSIPVELDLCDVDLAVGCSYKYLNGGPGSPAFGYVRADLQEVLVQPIQGWMGTKDVFAMGPEYVPATGIRRFMSGTPAIVAMLAMQDTIGMIEEAGIEQVRAKSVALTEFTITLVDEWLAPMGVTVASPRESSHRGGHVTINHPAMRQVTTTLWAHDVIPDFRSPNGLRIGLSPLSTSFVETYDGLAAIRDVLRGVLLGQSGLTA comes from the coding sequence ATGACTCCCCCAGAGCCCATCGGCCTCGACGCTCACCTCACGTTCGCGCGCCGCATGGACCGCATCGACGGCCTCGCCCACTACCGGCCCCGGTTCATCGGAACGGATGCCCTGCCCGACGACGCCAACCCGCTCGCCTACCTCGACGGCAACTCCCTCGGCCGGCCCACGAAGGCCAGCGCGGAGCGGATCGCCGAGTTCATCACCCACGCCTGGGGCGAGCGCCTCATCCGCGGCTGGGACGAATCCTGGATGGAGCTGCCGCTGCGCATCGGCGACGACCTCGGCCGCTCCGTGATCGGTGCCGCGCCCGGCCAGACGTTCGTGGGCGATTCCACGACGGTGCTGCTCTACAAACTCGCGCGCGCCGCGGTGGATTCCCGTCCCGGCCGCACGGAGATCGTACTGGACTCCGACAACTTCCCCACCGACCGCTACGTGCTCGAAGGAATCGCCGCCGAGCGCGGGCTCAGCCTGCGCTGGATCGTCTCGTCGACCGAGGGAGGCGTCACGCCAGAGCAGGTGCGCGATGCGGTGGGGCCCCGCACGGCCCTCGTGGTGCTCAGCCATGTGGCGTACCGCTCCGGCTACATCGCCGACATGCGTTCGATCACACAGATCGCGCACGAGCACGACGCCCTCGTGCTGTGGGACCTCTCCCACTCCACTGGGTCAATTCCCGTGGAACTCGACCTCTGCGACGTGGACCTTGCCGTGGGCTGTTCCTACAAGTACCTCAACGGTGGCCCTGGGTCGCCGGCCTTCGGCTACGTGCGCGCCGACCTGCAGGAGGTTCTCGTGCAGCCGATCCAGGGGTGGATGGGAACCAAAGACGTGTTCGCGATGGGCCCGGAGTATGTTCCGGCCACCGGCATCCGTCGTTTCATGAGTGGCACGCCGGCCATCGTGGCGATGCTCGCCATGCAGGACACCATCGGCATGATCGAGGAGGCCGGCATCGAACAGGTGCGCGCCAAATCGGTGGCGCTCACCGAATTCACCATCACACTCGTGGACGAGTGGCTCGCTCCGATGGGCGTCACCGTGGCGTCGCCGCGCGAAAGCTCGCACCGCGGCGGGCACGTCACGATCAACCATCCGGCGATGCGACAGGTGACCACGACCCTGTGGGCGCACGATGTGATTCCCGATTTCCGCAGCCCGAACGGCCTGCGCATCGGCCTGTCGCCGCTCAGCACGAGCTTCGTCGAGACCTATGACGGCCTCGCCGCCATCCGCGATGTGCTGCGTGGCGTGCTGCTCGGCCAGAGCGGGCTGACCGCGTAG
- the purS gene encoding phosphoribosylformylglycinamidine synthase subunit PurS gives MPTIVVEVMPKAELLDPQGKAVAGALGRLGQTQFSGVRVGKRFEITIDGPADAAALAAVAELADTVLSNSVIEDVVGIHVVEPAN, from the coding sequence GTGCCAACAATCGTTGTAGAAGTTATGCCCAAGGCCGAGCTGCTTGACCCTCAGGGCAAGGCCGTCGCCGGCGCCCTCGGTCGCCTCGGTCAGACCCAGTTTTCCGGCGTGCGCGTCGGCAAGCGTTTCGAGATCACCATCGACGGGCCAGCGGATGCCGCGGCCCTCGCCGCCGTGGCCGAGCTCGCCGACACCGTGCTGTCCAACTCCGTGATCGAGGATGTCGTCGGCATCCACGTCGTCGAACCGGCCAACTAG
- the purQ gene encoding phosphoribosylformylglycinamidine synthase subunit PurQ, with product MRIGVVTFPGSLDDRDAQRAIRLAGAEPVALWHGDHDLHGVDALVLPGGFSYGDYLRCGAIASLSPIMTEVIDAANTGMPVLGICNGFQMLAEAHLLDGGLIRNEAGRFICRDQQLRVENTSTDWTGGFATGQEITIPLKNGEGAFIASADTLERLEGEGQVAFRYLGVNPNGSLNDIAGVTNARGNVVGLMPHPEHAVEAGFGPDTADAMRSGIDGLTFFTSVIERALVH from the coding sequence GTGCGCATCGGCGTCGTCACCTTCCCCGGTTCGCTTGACGATCGCGACGCCCAGCGCGCGATCCGCCTGGCCGGCGCGGAGCCCGTTGCCCTGTGGCACGGCGATCACGACCTGCACGGCGTCGACGCCCTGGTGCTCCCGGGCGGCTTCAGCTACGGCGATTACCTGCGCTGCGGCGCGATCGCGAGCCTCTCGCCCATCATGACCGAGGTCATCGACGCGGCGAACACGGGCATGCCCGTGCTCGGAATTTGCAATGGCTTCCAGATGCTCGCCGAGGCGCACCTGCTCGACGGCGGACTGATTCGTAACGAGGCCGGCCGTTTCATTTGCCGTGACCAGCAGCTGCGCGTGGAGAACACCTCGACGGACTGGACCGGCGGCTTCGCGACCGGCCAGGAGATCACCATCCCACTCAAGAACGGCGAGGGCGCGTTCATCGCCTCAGCGGACACCCTTGAACGCCTCGAGGGCGAAGGCCAGGTGGCGTTCCGCTATCTCGGAGTGAACCCGAACGGCTCGCTCAACGACATCGCCGGCGTCACGAACGCGCGCGGCAACGTGGTGGGGCTCATGCCGCACCCTGAGCACGCCGTCGAGGCCGGTTTCGGACCCGACACCGCCGACGCCATGCGCAGCGGCATCGACGGGCTCACC